A window from Micromonospora terminaliae encodes these proteins:
- a CDS encoding cyclase, translating to MSSSNATRWALAGAATVTALGVGRVVARRRRRHQPDRVDGWYVVHRGITVDRPVEAVIGFWTDRERLDRGLAEWATLEQVGDNRWRCVASDPAGGGTEWRAEITVDGPGRLSWRVTHGPVAQQGRVELVPAPQDRGTEIRAELRWRSGPVRRALGLAGGDDPDVALRSGLRRIKSLIETGQVLDTRHDPSGRSPKQEQATDRVREKLMAGGRP from the coding sequence ATGAGCAGCAGCAACGCGACGAGGTGGGCGCTGGCCGGCGCCGCCACGGTGACCGCGCTCGGGGTCGGCCGGGTGGTGGCCCGGCGCCGCCGCCGGCACCAACCCGACCGGGTGGACGGCTGGTACGTCGTCCACCGGGGGATCACCGTGGACCGGCCGGTGGAGGCGGTGATCGGTTTCTGGACCGACCGGGAGCGGCTGGACCGGGGGCTCGCCGAGTGGGCGACCCTGGAGCAGGTCGGCGACAACCGGTGGCGCTGCGTGGCGAGCGACCCGGCCGGAGGCGGCACCGAGTGGCGGGCCGAGATCACCGTCGACGGCCCGGGCCGGCTGAGCTGGCGGGTCACCCACGGGCCGGTGGCCCAGCAGGGGCGGGTCGAGCTGGTGCCCGCGCCGCAGGACCGGGGCACCGAGATCCGCGCCGAGCTGCGCTGGCGGTCCGGCCCGGTGCGCCGGGCCCTCGGCCTGGCCGGCGGGGACGACCCGGACGTCGCGCTGCGCAGCGGTCTGCGCCGGATCAAGTCCCTCATCGAGACCGGCCAGGTGCTGGACACCCGGCACGACCCGTCGGGGCGGAGCCCGAAGCAGGAGCAGGCGACCGACCGGGTGCGGGAGAAGCTGATGGCGGGAGGCCGGCCGTGA
- a CDS encoding glycosyltransferase family 2 protein gives MAIDPSQSDRRRPAAAEQAVFRRGTGAASAPDRLPLAYVLPLPAEADADELTEYLRDLSRWVDVIVVDGSPPERFARHAAAWRGLVRHVPPDPALRGRNRRALGVLTGVALARHEHVVIAGDDVRYDLAGLRAVHGLLDRVDLVRPQHHVAPLPWPAWRDTGGTLLRRALGGDSAGTLAVRRSTFLAMGGYDPDVLAGNLELVRTVRAYGGATANPAWLYVRRLPPAAGRPVEPAYDEPARPGWLLAALAVLPAAAALAARRPGLLLHAGVATVALAELGRRRAGGARVFPAHTTLAAPLWLLGRGAGAWFAVGRRLRGGAPAGPAGQAAHSVRALRRRHTERRPDDLVLWVETGAAPAPVRADRLPH, from the coding sequence GTGGCCATCGATCCGAGCCAGTCCGACCGGCGCCGTCCGGCCGCGGCCGAGCAGGCGGTCTTCCGCCGCGGGACCGGCGCGGCCTCCGCGCCGGACCGGCTCCCGCTGGCGTACGTCCTGCCGCTGCCCGCGGAGGCCGACGCCGACGAGCTCACCGAATACCTGCGCGACCTGAGCCGGTGGGTGGACGTGATCGTCGTGGACGGGTCGCCGCCCGAGCGGTTCGCCCGGCACGCGGCCGCGTGGCGGGGGCTGGTGCGGCACGTCCCGCCCGATCCCGCCCTGCGCGGGCGCAACCGCCGGGCGCTCGGCGTGCTGACCGGCGTCGCCCTGGCCCGCCACGAGCACGTGGTGATCGCCGGTGACGACGTCCGCTACGACCTGGCGGGGCTCCGCGCCGTGCACGGGCTGCTGGACCGGGTGGACCTGGTCCGGCCGCAGCACCATGTCGCACCGCTGCCCTGGCCCGCCTGGCGGGACACCGGCGGGACGCTGCTGCGCCGGGCGCTCGGCGGGGACTCGGCGGGCACGCTCGCGGTGCGCCGGAGCACCTTCCTGGCCATGGGCGGCTACGACCCGGACGTGCTCGCCGGGAACCTGGAGCTGGTCCGGACGGTCCGCGCCTACGGCGGGGCCACGGCGAACCCGGCCTGGCTCTACGTCCGCCGGCTCCCGCCGGCCGCGGGGCGGCCGGTCGAGCCGGCGTACGACGAGCCGGCCCGGCCGGGGTGGCTGCTGGCCGCGCTGGCGGTGCTGCCGGCGGCGGCCGCGCTCGCCGCCCGCCGGCCGGGGCTGCTGCTGCACGCCGGTGTGGCGACGGTGGCCCTGGCGGAGCTCGGCCGGCGACGGGCGGGCGGAGCCCGGGTCTTCCCGGCGCACACCACGCTCGCGGCGCCGCTCTGGCTGCTGGGCCGCGGGGCCGGCGCCTGGTTCGCCGTGGGCCGGCGGCTGCGCGGCGGCGCGCCCGCCGGGCCGGCCGGTCAGGCCGCGCACTCCGTCCGGGCGCTGCGCCGGCGGCACACCGAACGCCGGCCCGACGACCTGGTGCTCTGGGTGGAGACCGGCGCCGCGCCGGCACCGGTCCGGGCGGACCGGCTGCCGCACTGA
- a CDS encoding DUF3618 domain-containing protein codes for MSTDPDQIRREIEATRTNLSSDVDALAYKVSPSRIVDDRKQRVRSALTNVKDKVMGTASDLGHSTGHAAHSVGDHASSAASTVGDKAHAAASTVGDAAQRAPQVLREKSEGNPIAAGVIAFGVGMLVSSLIPATRREQQVAAQVKEKAAEHGGVVKEKLTEVAGELKEELREPAQHATESVKATAQDAVHAVKDDTKSAAQDVKDTAQQSRDQVRY; via the coding sequence ATGAGCACCGATCCCGACCAGATCCGCCGCGAGATCGAAGCCACGCGCACCAACCTGAGCTCGGACGTGGACGCCCTGGCGTACAAGGTCAGCCCGAGCCGCATCGTCGACGACCGCAAGCAGCGCGTTCGCAGCGCGCTGACGAATGTGAAGGACAAGGTGATGGGAACCGCATCGGACCTCGGCCACAGCACCGGCCACGCCGCCCACTCGGTGGGCGACCACGCCTCCTCGGCGGCGTCCACGGTCGGCGACAAGGCGCACGCCGCCGCCTCCACCGTCGGCGACGCCGCCCAGCGGGCGCCGCAGGTGCTGCGGGAGAAGTCCGAGGGCAACCCGATCGCCGCCGGCGTGATCGCCTTCGGCGTCGGCATGCTGGTCTCCTCGCTGATCCCGGCCACCCGCCGCGAGCAGCAGGTCGCCGCGCAGGTCAAGGAGAAGGCGGCCGAGCACGGCGGCGTGGTGAAGGAGAAGCTCACCGAGGTCGCCGGCGAGCTGAAGGAGGAGCTGCGGGAGCCCGCGCAGCACGCCACCGAGTCGGTGAAGGCCACCGCCCAGGACGCCGTGCACGCGGTCAAGGACGACACCAAGTCGGCCGCGCAGGACGTCAAGGACACTGCGCAGCAGTCCCGCGACCAGGTGCGGTACTGA
- a CDS encoding phage holin family protein, translating to MSMPTQGSGLDSGYTAPGAQHTADEVRSSSIGELMRQVTTDLSTLMRQEVELAKAEIRQEGKKAGKAAGLFGGAGFGGYMVALFVSIAIWQFLDNVMDSGLAALIVAVIWAVVAAVLYSMGKKNAERIRGLKQTNDSVQRIPDALKPHPEGVNR from the coding sequence ATGAGCATGCCGACGCAGGGGTCCGGACTGGACTCCGGCTACACCGCGCCGGGCGCGCAGCACACCGCGGACGAGGTCCGGAGCAGCTCCATCGGCGAGCTGATGCGCCAGGTGACCACGGACCTCTCCACGCTGATGCGCCAGGAGGTCGAGCTGGCCAAGGCCGAGATCCGCCAGGAGGGGAAGAAGGCGGGCAAGGCCGCCGGCCTCTTCGGCGGCGCCGGCTTCGGCGGCTACATGGTGGCGCTCTTCGTCTCCATCGCGATCTGGCAGTTCCTCGACAACGTGATGGATTCGGGCCTGGCCGCGCTGATCGTGGCCGTGATCTGGGCCGTGGTCGCCGCGGTCCTCTACTCGATGGGCAAGAAGAACGCCGAGCGGATCCGCGGCCTCAAGCAGACCAACGACAGCGTGCAGCGCATCCCCGACGCGCTCAAGCCGCACCCGGAGGGAGTCAACCGATGA
- a CDS encoding DUF4383 domain-containing protein: MARDVRGRAAARSRPPIQKVALAVAAVFVLIGVLGFVPGFTTHYGDLRFAGHHSEAKLIGLFQVSILHNLLHLLFGLAGLVLARRVAGARLFLAGGGAAYLGLWLYGFGIDRETAANFVPFNDADNWLHLFLGFGMLALGLLLNNQVGTGGRLDSPLDRP; this comes from the coding sequence ATGGCACGTGACGTGCGCGGACGCGCCGCGGCCCGGTCCCGGCCGCCGATCCAGAAGGTCGCCCTCGCGGTGGCCGCCGTCTTCGTGCTGATCGGTGTGCTCGGCTTCGTCCCCGGCTTCACCACCCACTACGGCGACCTGAGGTTCGCCGGCCACCACTCCGAGGCCAAGCTGATCGGCCTGTTCCAGGTGTCGATCCTGCACAACCTGCTGCACCTGCTCTTCGGCCTGGCCGGCCTCGTGCTGGCCCGCCGGGTCGCCGGGGCGCGGCTGTTCCTGGCCGGTGGCGGCGCCGCCTACCTGGGCCTCTGGCTGTACGGCTTCGGCATCGACCGGGAGACCGCCGCGAACTTCGTGCCGTTCAACGACGCCGACAACTGGCTGCACCTCTTCCTCGGCTTCGGCATGCTGGCGCTGGGTCTGCTGCTCAACAACCAGGTGGGCACCGGCGGGCGGCTGGACAGCCCCCTCGACCGGCCCTGA
- a CDS encoding DUF6766 family protein encodes MPRWLRDNALTVAMLGAFAIFLVLQSVFGWHVHNEELAENGAAPLSWWAYLGTGHFAEAVFENWESEFLQMGGYVLLTAYLVQRGSAESKPEGQTDRPEDDPRHAKPDSPWPVRAGGLPLVVYRNSLSIALLMIFAGSFLGHLFGGVAAYNEEQALQSGAAPIGAWQFLGTSDFWFQSMQNWQSEFLAVGVLILLSIVLRQHASPESKPVTAAHAETGA; translated from the coding sequence ATGCCACGGTGGTTGCGGGACAACGCGCTCACGGTCGCCATGCTCGGCGCGTTCGCGATCTTTTTGGTGTTACAGAGCGTGTTCGGCTGGCACGTGCACAACGAGGAGCTGGCCGAGAACGGCGCCGCGCCGCTGAGCTGGTGGGCGTACCTGGGCACCGGGCACTTCGCCGAGGCCGTCTTCGAGAACTGGGAGTCGGAGTTCCTCCAGATGGGCGGCTACGTGCTGCTCACCGCGTACCTGGTGCAGAGGGGCTCGGCCGAGTCGAAGCCGGAGGGCCAGACGGACCGGCCCGAGGACGACCCGCGGCACGCGAAGCCGGACTCCCCGTGGCCGGTGCGGGCCGGCGGCCTGCCGCTGGTGGTCTACCGGAACAGCCTCTCCATCGCACTGCTCATGATCTTCGCGGGCTCGTTCCTGGGGCACCTGTTCGGCGGCGTGGCCGCCTACAACGAGGAGCAGGCACTGCAGAGCGGGGCCGCCCCGATCGGCGCCTGGCAGTTCCTCGGCACCAGCGACTTCTGGTTCCAGTCGATGCAGAACTGGCAGAGCGAGTTCCTCGCCGTGGGCGTGCTCATCCTGCTCAGCATCGTGCTGCGCCAGCACGCCAGCCCCGAGTCCAAGCCGGTCACCGCGGCACACGCCGAGACCGGCGCGTAG
- a CDS encoding GNAT family N-acetyltransferase produces MLIESRPATDPEIAALVVAQQRELREADGGLDGQATVTHDDIRYLAVVEGGRAVACGGLQALDADTGELKRMYVRPAYRGRGIARQLLAALEELAFRQGHTTVCLETGTYLPAAIGLYRSCGYQPIPVYGEYVDNPYSVCFAKRLPVAA; encoded by the coding sequence ATGCTGATCGAATCCCGTCCCGCCACCGATCCCGAGATCGCCGCCCTGGTCGTCGCCCAGCAGCGCGAGCTGCGCGAGGCCGACGGCGGCCTGGACGGGCAGGCCACGGTCACCCACGACGACATCCGCTACCTGGCGGTGGTCGAGGGTGGCCGGGCGGTCGCCTGCGGCGGCCTCCAGGCGCTCGACGCCGACACCGGCGAGCTGAAGCGGATGTACGTCCGCCCGGCGTACCGGGGGCGGGGCATCGCCCGGCAGCTGCTGGCCGCCCTGGAGGAGCTGGCGTTCCGGCAGGGGCACACCACCGTCTGCCTGGAGACCGGCACCTACCTCCCGGCCGCCATCGGCCTCTACCGGTCCTGCGGCTACCAGCCGATCCCGGTGTACGGCGAGTACGTCGACAACCCGTACAGCGTCTGCTTCGCCAAGCGGCTCCCGGTCGCCGCCTGA
- the obgE gene encoding GTPase ObgE, producing the protein MTTFVDRVVLHMQAGDGGHGCVSIHREKFKPFGGPDGGNGGHGGSVSLVVDPQVTTLLDFHFRPHMKAENGKGGAGSNRDGANGRDLVIKVPNGTVVQTLDGEVLADLVGVGTTFEAARGGRGGRGNASLANARRKAPGFAELGEPGDRLDVVLELKSVADVGLVGFPSAGKSSLISVISAAKPKIADYPFTTLVPNLGVVRVDNHTFTVADVPGLIPGAATGRGLGLEFLRHVERCAVLVHVVDTATLEPGRDPLADIDAIESELSQYGGLADRPRLVALNKIDVPDGRDLADIVRPDLEARGFRVFDVSTATREGLRELTYAMAELVDESRRAAPPAEPTRIVLRPRAVDDTGFTIEAEEDGSFTVRGNRPERWVKQTNFDNDEAVGYLADRLARLGVEEKLAKAGAQAGDLVRIGDREFDWQPTLYAGVDFVPGNRGTDVRLEDKSARASAAERLAARKARRVRPEDELEAAAPQDDADDEDWD; encoded by the coding sequence GTGACGACGTTCGTTGACCGGGTCGTCCTGCACATGCAGGCCGGCGACGGCGGGCACGGCTGTGTCTCCATCCACCGGGAGAAGTTCAAGCCCTTCGGCGGCCCCGACGGCGGCAACGGCGGCCACGGCGGCAGCGTCTCGCTGGTCGTCGACCCGCAGGTGACCACGCTGCTCGACTTCCACTTCCGGCCGCACATGAAGGCCGAGAACGGCAAGGGCGGCGCCGGCTCGAACCGGGACGGGGCCAACGGCCGCGACCTGGTCATCAAGGTGCCGAACGGCACCGTGGTGCAGACCCTCGACGGTGAGGTGCTGGCCGACCTGGTGGGTGTGGGCACGACCTTCGAGGCGGCCCGGGGCGGCCGCGGCGGCCGGGGCAACGCCTCGCTGGCCAACGCCCGGCGCAAGGCTCCCGGCTTCGCCGAGCTGGGTGAGCCCGGCGACCGGCTCGACGTGGTGCTGGAGCTGAAGAGCGTCGCCGACGTCGGCCTGGTGGGCTTCCCGTCGGCGGGCAAGTCCTCGCTGATCTCGGTGATCTCCGCGGCCAAGCCGAAGATCGCCGACTACCCGTTCACCACGCTCGTGCCCAACCTGGGCGTCGTCCGGGTGGACAACCACACCTTCACGGTCGCCGACGTGCCGGGGCTCATCCCGGGCGCGGCCACCGGCAGGGGCCTGGGCCTGGAGTTCCTCCGCCACGTCGAGCGGTGCGCCGTGCTGGTGCACGTGGTCGACACGGCGACGCTGGAGCCGGGCCGGGACCCGCTCGCCGACATCGACGCCATCGAGTCCGAGCTGTCGCAGTACGGCGGTCTGGCCGACCGCCCCCGACTCGTGGCGCTCAACAAGATCGACGTGCCGGACGGACGGGACCTCGCCGACATCGTCCGGCCCGACCTGGAGGCCCGCGGCTTCCGGGTGTTCGACGTCTCCACGGCCACCCGTGAGGGGCTGCGGGAGCTGACGTACGCGATGGCCGAGCTGGTCGACGAGTCGCGCCGCGCCGCGCCGCCGGCCGAGCCGACCCGGATCGTGCTCCGCCCCAGGGCGGTCGACGACACCGGCTTCACCATCGAGGCCGAGGAGGACGGGTCCTTCACCGTCCGGGGCAACCGCCCGGAGCGCTGGGTCAAGCAGACCAACTTCGACAACGACGAGGCCGTGGGCTACCTGGCCGACCGGCTGGCCCGGCTCGGCGTGGAGGAGAAGCTGGCCAAGGCCGGCGCGCAGGCGGGCGACCTGGTCCGGATCGGCGACCGGGAGTTCGACTGGCAGCCGACCCTCTACGCCGGGGTCGACTTCGTCCCCGGCAACCGGGGCACCGACGTCCGGTTGGAGGACAAGTCGGCCCGGGCCTCCGCCGCCGAGCGGCTGGCCGCCCGCAAGGCGCGCCGGGTGCGCCCGGAGGACGAGCTGGAGGCGGCCGCCCCGCAGGACGACGCCGACGACGAGGACTGGGACTAG
- the rpmA gene encoding 50S ribosomal protein L27: MAHKKGASSSRNGRDSAAQRLGVKRFGGQVVSAGEILIRQRGTKFHPGDLVGRGGDDTLFALAAGSVQFGTKRGRKTVSIVPQQ; this comes from the coding sequence ATGGCTCACAAAAAGGGTGCGTCCAGCTCGCGTAACGGTCGCGACTCCGCGGCCCAGCGGCTCGGCGTGAAGCGCTTCGGTGGTCAGGTCGTCAGCGCGGGTGAGATCCTCATCCGTCAGCGTGGCACCAAGTTCCACCCCGGTGACCTGGTCGGCCGTGGCGGCGACGACACGCTGTTCGCGCTGGCCGCCGGCTCGGTCCAGTTCGGCACCAAGCGCGGTCGCAAGACCGTCAGCATCGTGCCGCAGCAGTAG
- the rplU gene encoding 50S ribosomal protein L21 translates to MYAIVKTGGKQYKVAEGDVIEVEKLTGAPGDAVKLTAVLLVDGDDLVTDAAKLAKVAVSGEIAAHTKGPKIRIHKFKNKTGYHKRQGHRQPLTQVKVTGISSGK, encoded by the coding sequence ATGTACGCGATCGTCAAGACCGGCGGCAAGCAGTACAAGGTCGCCGAGGGCGACGTGATCGAGGTCGAGAAGCTCACCGGTGCCCCCGGTGACGCGGTGAAGCTCACCGCGGTGCTCCTCGTCGACGGTGACGACCTGGTGACCGACGCGGCGAAGCTTGCCAAGGTCGCGGTGTCCGGCGAGATCGCCGCGCACACCAAGGGCCCGAAGATCCGGATCCACAAGTTCAAGAACAAGACCGGCTACCACAAGCGCCAGGGTCACCGCCAGCCGCTGACCCAGGTCAAGGTGACCGGCATCTCCAGCGGGAAGTAG
- a CDS encoding Rne/Rng family ribonuclease: MLENEPEGGERTGAEPAEATAASSTDSTAEVKPPARKRASRRKAAPLNQPEQTDAPAEAPTAVTGSGESPQAEVFAPIAGELEAAPKTRRRRKATPAKAVEEPVAAAGVEAASDEVVPPVKVTRTRRRKSTPPPVEAAAEEAPAEAAEPHAIAEPQADTEPPAAPAASEPPATAEGEDEDAVGEDAEEEPTPDDRRADESVLARAGGPEDRTGEVSPGAAVPGPVEEPAEEPAPTGRRRRAALSAPTVLFMPPQPEEAPVVRVTYPVAEEPVEEPAETGRRRRRGRREPEPVEVEAEEEPTAETDEVAEAEEDEDEAAIRRRRRRGRRGRGRGRGVEEAEEEEAEEAVRAESAEAEAEESEDEEEAEGEGEGMTRRRRRRRRRGAGEAETAAEDGVPTVVKIREPRRAVDEVQGVSGSTRLEAKRQRRRDGREQRRTRPPILSESEFLARREAVDRVMAVRQRGDRTQIAVLEDGVLVEHYVTRNSSGTMAGNVYLGKVQNVLPSMEAAFVDIGRGRNAVLYAGEVNWDTTGLEGRARSIEQALRSGDSVLVQVTKDPIGHKGARLTSHIALSGRHLVYVPNGNASGISRKLPDTERKRLRDILKKLVPDGAGVIVRTAAEGASEDELARDVKRLQAQWEEIQAKAAEGGAPVLLYEEPDLVIRVVRDLFNEDFRELVIEGEPAYDLVESYLSHVSPDLVARLRRHAGTTDVFAEYRIDEQILKGLDRKVFLPSGGSLVIDRTEAMTVIDVNTGKYTGSGGNLEETVTRNNLEAAEEIVRQLRLRDLGGIVVIDFIDMVLESNRELVLRRLTECLGRDRTKHQVTEITSLGLVQMTRKRIGAGLLEAFSETCECCKGRGVIIHTEPVPEKPRGGAGEKVKAVASAVTSPATEEKGRRRGRKGAAEKPAAEAAEQPTPAAPEKAVAEVVDSTDDYFDTQGYDLSRYEADTAAAPAVADSQQGDSARLAAADDPDAIGDGDEEGAENGTARRRSRRGGARRRTRP; the protein is encoded by the coding sequence ATGCTCGAGAACGAGCCCGAGGGCGGCGAACGGACCGGCGCGGAGCCGGCCGAGGCAACCGCCGCCAGCAGCACCGACAGCACCGCCGAGGTCAAGCCGCCGGCCCGCAAGCGGGCCAGCCGCCGCAAGGCCGCCCCGCTGAACCAGCCGGAGCAGACCGACGCGCCGGCCGAGGCGCCGACCGCGGTCACCGGCAGCGGCGAGTCGCCGCAGGCCGAGGTGTTCGCCCCGATCGCCGGGGAGTTGGAGGCCGCGCCGAAGACCCGGCGGCGGCGCAAGGCGACCCCTGCCAAGGCGGTCGAGGAGCCGGTGGCCGCGGCCGGGGTGGAGGCCGCCTCGGACGAGGTGGTGCCGCCGGTCAAGGTGACCCGCACCCGCCGCCGCAAGAGCACCCCGCCGCCGGTGGAGGCCGCCGCGGAGGAGGCGCCCGCCGAGGCCGCCGAGCCGCACGCGATCGCCGAGCCGCAGGCCGACACCGAGCCGCCCGCCGCGCCCGCCGCTTCGGAGCCCCCGGCGACCGCCGAGGGTGAGGACGAGGACGCGGTCGGTGAGGACGCCGAGGAGGAGCCGACCCCCGACGATCGGCGCGCCGACGAGTCGGTCCTGGCCCGGGCCGGGGGGCCGGAGGACCGGACCGGTGAGGTGTCGCCGGGCGCCGCGGTGCCGGGTCCGGTCGAGGAGCCGGCCGAGGAGCCCGCGCCGACCGGCCGCCGGCGCCGCGCGGCACTCTCCGCGCCCACCGTCCTGTTCATGCCCCCGCAGCCCGAGGAGGCCCCGGTCGTCCGGGTCACCTACCCGGTCGCTGAGGAGCCGGTCGAGGAGCCGGCGGAGACCGGCCGGCGCCGCCGGCGCGGCCGCCGCGAGCCCGAGCCGGTCGAGGTCGAGGCCGAGGAGGAGCCCACCGCCGAGACCGACGAGGTCGCCGAGGCGGAGGAGGACGAGGACGAGGCGGCCATTCGCCGCCGCCGTCGTCGGGGCCGCCGGGGCCGGGGCCGTGGCCGGGGCGTCGAGGAGGCCGAGGAGGAGGAGGCCGAGGAGGCCGTCCGGGCCGAGTCCGCCGAGGCCGAGGCCGAGGAGAGCGAGGACGAGGAGGAGGCCGAGGGCGAGGGCGAGGGGATGACCCGTCGCCGCCGTCGTCGCCGCCGCCGGGGCGCGGGCGAGGCGGAGACCGCCGCCGAGGACGGCGTCCCCACCGTCGTCAAGATCCGCGAGCCGCGCCGGGCCGTCGACGAGGTGCAGGGTGTCTCGGGCTCGACCCGGCTGGAGGCCAAGCGGCAGCGCCGCCGGGACGGTCGCGAGCAGCGGCGTACCCGCCCGCCGATCCTCAGCGAGTCGGAGTTCCTGGCCCGCCGGGAGGCGGTCGACCGGGTGATGGCCGTCCGGCAGCGGGGCGACCGCACCCAGATCGCGGTCCTCGAGGACGGCGTGCTGGTCGAGCACTACGTGACCCGCAACTCGTCCGGCACCATGGCCGGCAACGTCTACCTGGGCAAGGTCCAGAACGTGCTGCCCAGCATGGAGGCGGCCTTCGTCGACATCGGGCGCGGCCGCAACGCGGTGCTCTACGCCGGTGAGGTCAACTGGGACACCACCGGCCTGGAGGGCCGGGCCCGCTCGATCGAGCAGGCGCTCCGGTCCGGCGACTCGGTGCTGGTGCAGGTCACCAAGGACCCGATCGGGCACAAGGGCGCCCGGTTGACCAGCCACATCGCGCTGTCCGGCCGGCACCTGGTGTACGTGCCGAACGGCAACGCCTCCGGCATCAGCCGCAAGCTGCCGGACACCGAGCGCAAGCGGCTGCGGGACATCCTCAAGAAGCTGGTGCCGGACGGCGCCGGCGTGATCGTCCGGACGGCCGCCGAGGGCGCCAGCGAGGACGAGCTGGCCCGGGACGTCAAGCGGCTCCAGGCGCAGTGGGAGGAGATCCAGGCCAAGGCGGCCGAGGGCGGCGCCCCGGTGCTGCTCTACGAGGAGCCCGACCTGGTGATCCGGGTGGTCCGGGACCTGTTCAACGAGGACTTCCGCGAGCTGGTCATCGAGGGCGAGCCGGCGTACGACCTGGTCGAGTCCTACCTGTCGCACGTCTCGCCGGACCTGGTGGCCCGGCTGCGCCGGCACGCCGGCACCACCGACGTCTTCGCCGAGTACCGGATCGACGAGCAGATCCTCAAGGGCCTGGACCGGAAGGTCTTCCTGCCCTCCGGCGGCTCGCTGGTGATCGACCGGACCGAGGCGATGACCGTCATCGACGTCAACACCGGCAAGTACACGGGCTCCGGGGGCAACCTGGAGGAGACGGTCACCCGGAACAACCTGGAGGCGGCCGAGGAGATCGTGCGCCAGCTCCGGCTGCGCGACCTCGGCGGCATCGTGGTGATCGACTTCATCGACATGGTGCTGGAGTCGAACCGGGAGCTGGTGCTGCGCCGCCTCACCGAATGCCTCGGCCGGGACCGCACCAAGCACCAGGTCACCGAGATCACCTCGCTCGGCCTGGTGCAGATGACGCGCAAGCGGATCGGCGCGGGCCTGCTGGAGGCGTTCAGCGAGACCTGCGAGTGCTGCAAGGGCCGGGGCGTCATCATCCACACCGAGCCGGTGCCGGAGAAGCCGCGCGGCGGCGCGGGGGAGAAGGTCAAGGCCGTGGCCTCGGCCGTCACCAGCCCCGCCACCGAGGAGAAGGGCCGGCGCCGGGGCCGCAAGGGCGCCGCCGAGAAGCCCGCCGCGGAGGCCGCGGAGCAGCCCACCCCGGCCGCGCCGGAGAAGGCCGTCGCCGAGGTGGTCGACAGCACCGACGACTACTTCGACACCCAGGGCTACGACCTGTCCCGGTACGAGGCGGACACGGCGGCCGCCCCGGCGGTGGCGGACAGCCAGCAGGGCGACTCGGCCCGGCTGGCCGCCGCGGACGACCCGGACGCCATCGGGGACGGGGACGAGGAGGGCGCCGAGAACGGCACGGCCCGCCGGCGTTCCCGGCGTGGCGGCGCCCGGCGGCGTACCCGGCCGTGA
- a CDS encoding TIGR03936 family radical SAM-associated protein, which translates to MRFTSHRDFARAFERALRRAGVPIAFSQGFTPHPKISYASAAPTGVASEAEYLEIGLREPVDPAQLRAALDAALSPGLDVLDAVEATGGSLADRIEASRWRIELPEVDPAVLERAVSAFTAAGEIQVERMTKQGRRTFDARAAVMSIDALPPSETPSGATAVPCAILELVVRQVTPSVRPDDVLSGLRVVADLEPPVSPRVIRLAQGTLTAQGEIVDPLDADRDGAAIGER; encoded by the coding sequence CTGCGGTTCACCTCGCACCGGGACTTCGCCCGGGCCTTCGAGCGCGCGCTGCGCCGGGCCGGCGTACCGATCGCCTTCTCCCAGGGTTTCACCCCGCACCCGAAGATCTCGTACGCCTCCGCCGCGCCGACCGGTGTGGCCAGCGAGGCGGAGTACCTGGAGATCGGCCTGCGCGAGCCGGTCGACCCGGCGCAGCTGCGGGCAGCCCTGGACGCCGCCCTGTCGCCCGGGCTGGACGTGCTGGACGCCGTGGAGGCCACCGGCGGCAGCCTGGCCGACCGGATCGAGGCCTCCCGGTGGCGGATCGAGCTGCCCGAGGTCGACCCGGCCGTGCTGGAGCGGGCCGTGAGCGCGTTCACCGCCGCCGGGGAGATCCAGGTCGAGCGGATGACCAAGCAGGGGCGGCGCACCTTCGACGCCCGCGCCGCCGTCATGTCGATCGATGCGCTGCCGCCGTCCGAGACGCCTTCCGGGGCGACGGCCGTACCGTGTGCGATACTCGAACTGGTCGTGCGGCAGGTCACCCCCTCCGTACGACCCGATGACGTCCTTTCCGGCCTCCGCGTGGTGGCCGACCTGGAGCCGCCGGTCTCCCCGAGGGTGATCCGGCTGGCACAGGGCACGCTGACCGCGCAGGGCGAGATCGTCGATCCGTTGGACGCGGATCGCGACGGGGCAGCCATCGGAGAGCGCTGA